A window of Hymenobacter aerilatus contains these coding sequences:
- a CDS encoding endonuclease/exonuclease/phosphatase family protein: MRLLVLLLSCLLFTQAAVAQKTATTPLRVATYNLRMNTASDGPNAWPNRAEMVRNLVSYYDFDVFGTQEGFRTQLNDVAQLKQYAFVGKGRDDGKEAGEHSAIFYKKDRLKLLQTGDFWLSQTPDKPGKGWDATCCNRICTWGKFQDLQTKKEFYFFSAHFDHEGVEARRESGKLMVQKIKEIAKNAPVIFVGDLNSTPDTEQVKIIQASLRNAYDATQKPAYGPVGTFQGFKLDAPLQDRIDHIFVSKEYTVLNYAVLTDSMRGRYPSDHFPVMVDVVLK, encoded by the coding sequence ATGCGCCTACTCGTTCTCTTGCTTAGTTGCCTGCTGTTCACGCAAGCTGCCGTTGCCCAAAAAACTGCCACTACCCCCTTGCGCGTGGCTACCTACAACCTGCGTATGAACACGGCCAGTGACGGCCCCAACGCCTGGCCCAACCGCGCGGAGATGGTGCGCAACCTCGTGAGCTACTACGATTTCGACGTGTTCGGCACGCAAGAGGGCTTTCGAACCCAGCTCAACGACGTGGCCCAGCTCAAGCAATATGCCTTTGTGGGCAAGGGTAGGGACGATGGCAAGGAAGCCGGCGAGCACTCGGCCATTTTCTACAAGAAAGACCGCCTGAAGCTGCTGCAAACCGGCGACTTCTGGTTGAGCCAAACGCCCGACAAGCCCGGCAAGGGGTGGGATGCCACCTGCTGCAACCGCATCTGCACCTGGGGTAAGTTCCAAGATCTACAAACCAAAAAGGAATTCTACTTCTTCAGCGCCCATTTCGACCACGAGGGGGTAGAGGCTCGTCGGGAATCCGGCAAGCTGATGGTGCAGAAGATCAAAGAAATTGCCAAAAACGCCCCCGTTATTTTCGTCGGCGACCTTAACTCTACGCCCGATACTGAACAGGTGAAGATCATCCAGGCCTCACTGCGCAACGCATACGATGCCACGCAAAAGCCGGCATATGGTCCGGTAGGCACCTTCCAAGGCTTCAAGCTGGACGCGCCCTTGCAAGACCGCATCGACCACATCTTTGTGAGCAAAGAATACACCGTGCTCAACTACGCTGTCCTAACCGACTCCATGCGCGGCCGCTACCCCTCCGACCATTTTCCGGTAATGGTAGATGTGGTGTTGAAGTAG
- a CDS encoding 3-oxoacyl-ACP synthase: MAASVKPALHAACLAYLQQRIDAAQSAMLAAQESANSETKSSAGDKYETGRAMAHEERNRNAVQLREALNLKAELERINPEAACDTVRPGALVTTSMGRFYLSISAGKLIVQGVDYFAVSPAAPVAAVLSGKRVGEEAVFNGKKVQIEDIL, from the coding sequence ATGGCAGCCTCAGTGAAACCCGCTCTCCACGCCGCCTGCCTTGCCTACCTTCAGCAGCGCATCGATGCCGCTCAATCGGCGATGCTAGCCGCGCAGGAGTCGGCCAACTCTGAAACCAAGAGCAGCGCCGGCGACAAGTACGAAACCGGCCGCGCCATGGCCCACGAGGAACGCAACCGAAACGCTGTGCAGCTCCGCGAAGCCCTGAATCTAAAAGCTGAGCTGGAGCGCATCAACCCCGAAGCGGCCTGCGATACAGTGCGCCCCGGCGCGCTAGTTACTACCAGCATGGGCCGTTTCTACCTAAGCATCAGCGCCGGGAAACTGATAGTGCAAGGTGTCGATTACTTCGCCGTGTCGCCGGCTGCGCCGGTGGCCGCGGTGCTGAGCGGCAAGCGAGTAGGAGAGGAAGCAGTGTTTAATGGGAAGAAAGTACAAATAGAGGATATTCTATAG
- a CDS encoding GH3 family domain-containing protein has translation MALKATLSRPLAAYVAHRYQRWMQDPVGTQQRVLTGLLGLASRTSFGHDHDFLAISDAAGLARQVPVRDYEALRPYLDRVQAGEADVLWPGHPLYLAKTSGTTSGAKYIPITKDSIPNHINGARDALLHYIDYTGRSRFLDGRLMFLSGSPELEIVNGIQTGRLSGIVNHHVPAYLRRSQLPSYATNIIDDWETKLDQIVEETLGQPMSLISGIPPWVQMYFDRVVARTGKTVKEVFPEFSLFVYGGVNFEPYRKKLFETLGGPVDSIETFPASEGFLAFQDQPGNPGLLLLLDAGIFFEFIPAERFFEDNPPRLTIGEVELDQQYAVVLSSNAGLWGYSLGDTVRFVSRFPHRVVVSGRIKHFLSAFGEHVIGEEVEQTLREAMHQHPEVEVVEFTVAPLVSDDPAVPSRHEWLIEFAQTPHDTAAFAAALDAGLRQRNVYYDDLLTGNILTSLQLTALPSGAFQRYMKSQGKLGGQNKVPRLSNDRMLAEGLLRAQ, from the coding sequence ATGGCGTTGAAAGCTACTCTGAGCCGACCCTTGGCGGCCTATGTTGCCCACCGCTACCAGCGCTGGATGCAAGACCCGGTAGGTACGCAGCAGCGTGTGCTGACTGGGTTGTTAGGTCTGGCTAGCCGCACATCATTCGGCCACGACCATGATTTTCTAGCCATCAGCGACGCCGCCGGCTTGGCCCGCCAGGTGCCGGTGCGCGACTACGAAGCCCTGCGCCCCTACCTCGACCGGGTGCAGGCCGGTGAGGCCGATGTATTGTGGCCCGGCCATCCGCTGTATCTGGCCAAAACCTCGGGTACCACCAGTGGCGCCAAATATATTCCGATAACCAAAGACAGTATTCCCAACCACATCAACGGTGCCCGCGATGCGCTGCTGCACTACATCGACTACACTGGCCGTAGCCGGTTTTTGGATGGCCGGCTGATGTTTTTGTCGGGTAGCCCGGAGCTGGAAATCGTGAACGGCATTCAGACGGGCCGATTGTCGGGTATCGTCAACCACCACGTGCCGGCCTACCTGCGCCGCAGCCAGCTGCCCAGCTACGCCACCAACATCATCGACGACTGGGAAACCAAGCTCGACCAGATTGTGGAGGAAACCCTGGGGCAGCCCATGTCCCTGATTTCGGGGATTCCGCCCTGGGTACAAATGTATTTTGACCGAGTTGTGGCGCGCACGGGCAAGACGGTGAAAGAAGTTTTTCCGGAGTTCAGCCTGTTTGTGTATGGCGGCGTGAACTTCGAGCCCTACCGCAAAAAGCTGTTCGAAACGCTGGGTGGCCCCGTGGATAGCATCGAAACCTTCCCGGCTTCCGAAGGATTTTTGGCGTTTCAGGATCAGCCCGGTAATCCGGGGTTGCTGCTGCTGCTGGATGCTGGTATTTTCTTCGAGTTTATTCCGGCCGAACGCTTTTTCGAAGACAACCCGCCCCGCCTGACTATTGGGGAGGTAGAGCTAGATCAGCAATACGCTGTGGTGCTTAGCAGCAACGCCGGCCTATGGGGCTACTCCCTCGGCGACACGGTACGCTTTGTAAGCCGCTTTCCGCACCGCGTGGTGGTGTCGGGACGCATCAAGCATTTCCTATCTGCCTTTGGCGAGCATGTGATAGGGGAGGAGGTAGAGCAAACCCTACGCGAGGCCATGCATCAGCACCCTGAGGTAGAAGTGGTAGAATTTACGGTGGCCCCGCTCGTCAGCGATGACCCCGCCGTGCCCTCCCGCCACGAGTGGCTTATCGAGTTTGCCCAGACCCCGCACGATACGGCCGCCTTTGCCGCGGCCCTAGATGCAGGCTTGCGCCAGCGCAACGTATACTACGATGACCTGCTGACAGGCAATATTCTGACCTCGTTGCAACTCACTGCCCTACCCTCCGGGGCGTTTCAGCGGTACATGAAAAGCCAGGGCAAGCTGGGTGGGCAGAACAAGGTGCCGCGCCTCAGCAATGATAGGATGTTGGCTGAAGGCTTATTGCGTGCGCAATAG
- a CDS encoding OsmC family peroxiredoxin: MINQRGKAVWNGDIKGSGTISTQSGVVEAPYSVGARFEGQKGTNPEELVGAAHAGCYTMFLTSQLTKAGHQVKQIRTESKVTLDTSGDVPKVVKIAITTEGEVEGLSQEEFQKQAENAKENCPISQLLSAVPEMELTSATLK; this comes from the coding sequence ATGATCAACCAACGTGGTAAGGCCGTCTGGAACGGCGACATTAAAGGCAGCGGCACCATCAGCACCCAGAGTGGCGTAGTAGAGGCACCTTACTCAGTAGGCGCCCGCTTTGAGGGCCAAAAAGGCACCAACCCCGAGGAGCTGGTAGGCGCGGCGCATGCCGGCTGCTACACCATGTTTCTGACCAGCCAGCTCACAAAAGCCGGCCATCAGGTGAAGCAAATCCGCACGGAGTCGAAAGTAACGCTCGACACCTCCGGCGACGTACCGAAGGTGGTGAAAATTGCTATTACCACCGAAGGCGAAGTGGAAGGACTCTCGCAGGAAGAGTTTCAGAAGCAGGCTGAAAACGCCAAGGAAAACTGCCCCATCTCGCAGCTGCTTAGCGCCGTCCCCGAGATGGAACTCACCTCAGCCACGCTGAAATAA
- the rseP gene encoding RIP metalloprotease RseP, protein MEGLVMAGNLLLGLSLLVGLHEFGHFAAAKYFKIRVDKFYIFFDFLFPMPGVLNFALFKKKIGETEYGLGWFPLGGYVAIHGMIDETQDAESLAAEPAPNEFRAKPAWQRLIVMLGGIIMNVITGIVIFTALTYTHGESYLPASEVRYGVLPNELGKEIGFQMGDKIVKINGRPFTEFNEVYEPEVILGSNSYYTVERNGKLVDIDVPADFMDRLSEKDQGAFVVPLDPFQVDEVVPNSAAAKAGLQPGDRVAAVAGTPIHYFPELQQELKKQAGKTIPLTVERAGAPTQLTVTVEPEGTIGFRPKSLLHFDTRHYSLAESVPQGTKQAFGIVTTQAKAFGKIFRGEASFRKSVGGPIEIAQQYGGKWDWLRFWTLTGMLSMVLAFMNLLPIPALDGGHVMFLLYEMIAGRKPSDSFLEGAQKVGMVLILGLMAFVLIINPILKNFL, encoded by the coding sequence TTGGAAGGATTAGTTATGGCCGGCAACCTGTTGCTGGGCCTTTCGCTTTTGGTTGGTTTGCACGAGTTTGGTCACTTCGCCGCCGCGAAGTATTTCAAGATTCGCGTCGATAAGTTTTACATCTTCTTTGACTTCCTGTTTCCGATGCCGGGCGTGCTCAACTTCGCCCTGTTCAAGAAGAAAATTGGGGAGACTGAATACGGCCTGGGCTGGTTTCCGCTGGGTGGCTACGTGGCCATCCACGGCATGATCGACGAGACGCAGGACGCCGAAAGCCTGGCCGCTGAGCCGGCCCCCAATGAGTTTCGGGCCAAGCCGGCCTGGCAGCGTCTGATTGTGATGCTGGGAGGTATCATCATGAACGTGATTACCGGTATCGTCATTTTCACGGCACTCACCTATACTCACGGCGAAAGCTACCTGCCGGCCTCGGAGGTGCGTTACGGCGTGCTGCCCAACGAGTTGGGTAAGGAAATCGGCTTTCAGATGGGCGACAAAATTGTGAAAATCAACGGTCGGCCGTTCACTGAGTTCAACGAGGTGTATGAGCCCGAAGTAATTTTGGGCAGCAACAGCTACTACACCGTTGAGCGCAACGGCAAGCTCGTCGATATCGACGTGCCGGCTGACTTTATGGACCGCCTCTCTGAGAAAGACCAAGGTGCATTCGTGGTGCCCCTCGACCCGTTTCAGGTAGATGAGGTGGTGCCCAACAGCGCCGCCGCTAAGGCCGGCCTCCAGCCCGGCGACCGGGTAGCCGCCGTGGCCGGAACGCCCATTCACTACTTCCCCGAGCTGCAACAAGAGCTGAAAAAGCAGGCCGGCAAAACCATCCCGCTGACAGTGGAGCGTGCTGGTGCCCCTACCCAACTCACCGTGACGGTAGAGCCGGAAGGTACTATCGGGTTCCGCCCTAAGTCGCTGCTGCATTTCGATACGCGCCACTACTCGTTGGCTGAGTCGGTGCCGCAGGGTACCAAGCAGGCCTTCGGCATCGTGACCACGCAGGCGAAAGCATTTGGGAAGATTTTCCGGGGTGAGGCGTCGTTTCGCAAGTCGGTGGGCGGCCCCATCGAAATTGCGCAGCAATACGGTGGCAAGTGGGACTGGCTGCGCTTCTGGACGCTCACCGGCATGCTTTCCATGGTGCTGGCATTCATGAACCTGCTTCCTATTCCGGCCCTCGATGGCGGCCATGTAATGTTTCTGCTCTATGAGATGATAGCCGGCCGTAAGCCTTCCGATTCCTTCCTTGAGGGTGCTCAGAAGGTAGGCATGGTGCTGATTCTCGGGCTGATGGCTTTCGTGCTGATTATCAACCCCATTCTGAAAAACTTCCTCTAA
- a CDS encoding 1-deoxy-D-xylulose-5-phosphate reductoisomerase, producing MPTPTPKRVTLLGSTGSIGTQALDVMRAHPTRFTVTAISAHSNAELLITQAREFRPAVVVIGDEAKYETVKSALAQQPETEVLAGAAALAEVAARPDSDIVLTAMVGYAGLLPTVAAIRAGKDIALANKETLVVAGQLITELVQEYNVKLLPVDSEHSAIFQCLVGEEQNPIEKIILTASGGPFRGRSRAELATVTKAQALKHPNWDMGAKITIDSASLMNKGLEVIEAKWLFGLRDDQIDVVVHPQSIIHSLVQFEDGSLKAQLGLPDMKLPIQYALGYPERLPSNFPRFNFLAYPQFTFEEPDTATFRNLALAFEAMRRGGNAPCILNAANEVAVAAFLRDEISFLEMSDLVESCLTKVSYLATPSLDDYMHTDQETRRMAQTLVGSGTKSA from the coding sequence ATGCCTACTCCTACCCCCAAGCGCGTCACCCTGCTCGGCTCTACCGGCTCCATTGGTACGCAGGCGCTCGACGTGATGCGCGCTCATCCTACCCGCTTCACTGTTACGGCGATTTCGGCGCACTCCAATGCCGAGCTGCTGATTACCCAGGCCCGCGAGTTTCGGCCCGCCGTGGTAGTCATTGGCGACGAAGCTAAATACGAAACCGTGAAGTCGGCGCTGGCCCAGCAGCCCGAAACTGAGGTGCTGGCCGGGGCCGCTGCCCTTGCAGAAGTAGCCGCCCGCCCCGATTCAGACATTGTGCTCACGGCCATGGTAGGCTACGCGGGGCTGTTGCCCACGGTGGCAGCCATTCGGGCGGGCAAAGACATTGCCCTCGCCAACAAAGAAACGTTGGTGGTAGCGGGGCAACTCATCACCGAGCTGGTGCAGGAATACAATGTGAAACTGCTACCCGTCGACTCGGAGCACTCGGCTATTTTCCAGTGCCTGGTAGGCGAGGAGCAAAATCCGATTGAGAAAATCATCCTCACAGCTTCGGGCGGACCATTTCGGGGTAGGAGCCGGGCAGAGCTGGCAACCGTCACCAAAGCGCAGGCCTTGAAACATCCTAACTGGGATATGGGTGCCAAAATCACCATTGACTCGGCCTCGCTGATGAACAAGGGCCTGGAGGTGATTGAGGCCAAGTGGCTGTTCGGCCTGCGCGACGACCAGATTGACGTGGTGGTACACCCGCAAAGCATCATTCATTCCCTGGTGCAGTTTGAAGACGGTTCTCTAAAAGCTCAGCTCGGCCTACCCGACATGAAGCTGCCCATTCAGTATGCCCTGGGCTACCCTGAGCGCCTACCCTCCAATTTTCCGCGCTTCAACTTTCTGGCCTACCCTCAATTCACCTTTGAGGAGCCCGATACGGCTACCTTTCGCAACCTCGCGCTGGCCTTCGAGGCCATGCGCCGGGGTGGTAATGCGCCCTGCATCCTCAACGCTGCCAATGAGGTAGCAGTGGCGGCGTTTCTGCGCGACGAAATCAGTTTCCTGGAAATGTCGGACTTGGTGGAAAGTTGCCTCACCAAGGTTTCGTACCTTGCTACCCCATCGCTCGATGACTACATGCACACCGATCAGGAAACGCGCCGCATGGCACAAACGCTGGTCGGCAGCGGAACAAAGTCGGCATAG
- a CDS encoding OmpA family protein, producing MLRSLCLWLVLLGSCAAFLPAQAQQTTSTPPLAQRELARNASATKQLRVRPDGTPTFPNVNRLAFYQNKKELKAIQQAEKRHNWGQARKLLAAYVGKFGIENFARNTDMLWRLGQLYERTDNEQQAKIYYSLALKHRRRELKKVQLYYDSLEQKTADLYVPMQEYYAMVEYRKNLATFHPPVGVYTSMGAGINSPVEDYGPALSSEAGLFVFSSKRKVRGNIKQVVDEDLYTSRREGEYWTDAEPLPKPINSQYNEGSACFSHDGKTIYFARCECPDCHGNCDLYSSTFQDGQWSTPKSLGPNVNSVAWDSQPTLSPNEDTLYFASDRLGGFGLSDIWYTYKTKNGEWAKAENMGPVVNTRESEVSPFYHPLYNVLYFSSRGQLLNFGDFDIYKTYRVNGRWQEPRNIGPLVNGKGSEYYFTIDRDSKNLYYARAEAKTPHNLDLYSFPLPMEAQPLATTHFEGSLVDSVTNKPLNGIVSIIDTNNGIEVASKYLRPDGSFDFDLMEGSHYVMLIRSPDYFTVEKQFDLKSDTLMKLMTASFDSSLPLIFRNIEFEATKANVLSTMHGTLDRIALFMVDHPTYRLSITGHTDARGNPDVNEKLSQDRAEAIRRYIEQKGKLQPNRIDSNGLGSTKPLKEEVTEEDAKVNRRVEFQLIKPEGESKKPAASGGSDW from the coding sequence ATGCTACGCTCCCTTTGTTTGTGGCTGGTGCTGCTGGGCAGCTGCGCGGCTTTCCTACCCGCTCAGGCCCAGCAGACAACTTCTACCCCTCCCCTCGCCCAACGGGAGCTGGCACGCAACGCCAGCGCTACCAAGCAGTTGCGCGTGCGCCCCGACGGCACGCCTACGTTTCCCAATGTTAACCGCCTTGCGTTCTACCAAAACAAAAAGGAGCTGAAGGCTATTCAGCAGGCTGAGAAGCGCCACAACTGGGGGCAGGCCCGCAAGCTGCTGGCAGCTTATGTGGGTAAGTTTGGCATTGAGAACTTTGCCAGAAACACGGACATGCTCTGGCGGCTGGGTCAGCTCTACGAGCGCACCGACAACGAGCAGCAGGCCAAAATCTACTACAGCCTGGCCCTAAAGCACCGCCGCCGCGAGCTGAAAAAAGTGCAGCTCTACTACGACTCGCTGGAGCAGAAAACGGCCGACCTGTACGTGCCCATGCAGGAGTACTATGCCATGGTGGAGTACCGGAAGAACCTAGCCACGTTTCATCCGCCCGTGGGGGTGTATACCAGCATGGGTGCGGGCATCAACTCGCCGGTGGAAGACTATGGGCCTGCATTGAGCAGCGAAGCTGGACTATTTGTGTTTTCCTCCAAGCGCAAGGTGCGCGGCAACATCAAGCAGGTAGTAGACGAGGATTTGTACACCTCGCGCCGCGAGGGCGAATACTGGACCGATGCTGAGCCCCTACCCAAACCCATCAACTCGCAGTACAACGAGGGCTCGGCATGTTTCTCGCACGATGGCAAAACCATCTACTTTGCCCGGTGCGAGTGCCCCGATTGCCACGGCAACTGTGACCTGTACTCCTCTACCTTCCAGGATGGGCAGTGGTCGACGCCCAAGAGCCTGGGGCCAAACGTCAACTCTGTGGCCTGGGACTCGCAGCCTACCCTCTCGCCCAATGAGGACACCCTGTATTTCGCTTCCGACCGTTTAGGCGGTTTTGGCCTGTCGGATATTTGGTACACCTACAAAACCAAAAACGGCGAATGGGCGAAAGCCGAAAATATGGGGCCCGTAGTGAATACCCGTGAAAGCGAGGTAAGTCCGTTTTACCACCCTTTATATAATGTACTGTATTTCAGCTCGCGGGGGCAGTTGCTCAATTTTGGTGATTTCGATATCTACAAAACTTACCGCGTAAATGGCCGCTGGCAGGAGCCGCGCAACATTGGCCCGTTGGTAAATGGCAAAGGCTCGGAATACTATTTCACCATCGACCGCGACTCCAAAAATCTGTACTACGCCCGAGCTGAGGCTAAAACGCCTCACAACCTCGACCTCTACTCCTTCCCGCTACCTATGGAGGCGCAGCCGCTGGCCACTACGCACTTCGAAGGCTCGTTGGTGGACTCTGTGACCAACAAGCCGCTTAACGGCATCGTTAGCATCATCGACACAAACAATGGGATTGAAGTCGCCAGCAAATACCTGCGGCCCGATGGCTCGTTTGACTTCGATCTAATGGAAGGCTCACACTATGTAATGCTTATCCGTAGCCCCGATTATTTCACGGTAGAAAAGCAATTCGACCTGAAATCGGATACGCTGATGAAACTGATGACGGCCAGCTTCGATAGCAGCCTACCCCTCATTTTCCGCAATATTGAGTTTGAGGCCACAAAAGCTAACGTGCTATCCACTATGCACGGCACCCTCGACCGTATCGCTCTGTTTATGGTCGACCACCCTACCTACCGCCTCAGCATCACGGGCCACACCGATGCCCGCGGCAACCCCGACGTGAACGAAAAACTTTCGCAGGATCGTGCCGAGGCCATTCGGCGCTACATCGAGCAGAAAGGCAAGCTCCAGCCCAACCGCATCGACAGCAACGGCTTGGGTAGCACCAAGCCCCTCAAGGAAGAAGTAACTGAGGAAGACGCGAAGGTGAACCGCAGGGTAGAGTTTCAGTTGATTAAGCCTGAAGGCGAAAGCAAGAAGCCCGCAGCCAGTGGCGGTTCGGACTGGTAG
- the dnaA gene encoding chromosomal replication initiator protein DnaA, whose translation MLKDFRTVWVNCLRVIKANIGEQSFRTWFEPIVPVQLHNNVLIIQVPSQFFYEWLEEHYVDVLKKSIFQELGSEGRLEYSIVVDQGNAQSQPRTLNLPTSRKAAQPAPTAGPAAALAAGPMSSSARHVAGAAAAPAATPSTLRNPFEAIKVVDRNYVNSQLNTTYTFENYIEGDCNRLARSAGLAVANKPGTTSFNPLMVYGGVGLGKTHLVQAIGNHIKATTPDKFVLYVSAEKFTNQFIESVRINSVQDFANFYLLVDILILDDVQFMSGKDKTQEMFFHIFNHLHQAGKQIVMTSDRPPRDLNGLEDRLLSRFKWGLTADLQSPDFETRMAIIQNKMQQDGIDIPPQVVEYLAHSVNTNVRELEGVLISLVAQSSLNRREIDLEMAKQALRHIIEEVEAEVNLDFIQKTVAEYFSLPVELLKAKTRKKEVVTARQVAMYFAKEHTTHSLKSIGHHFGGRDHSTVIHSVQTVSDLIDSDKSFRSSVQELRKKFAGK comes from the coding sequence ATGCTGAAGGATTTTAGAACCGTATGGGTCAACTGTCTGCGCGTCATCAAAGCGAATATTGGTGAGCAGAGCTTCCGCACGTGGTTTGAGCCCATTGTGCCGGTGCAGTTGCACAATAACGTATTGATTATCCAAGTACCCAGTCAATTTTTTTATGAGTGGCTGGAGGAGCATTATGTGGACGTGCTCAAAAAAAGTATCTTCCAGGAGCTGGGGTCCGAGGGCCGATTGGAGTACTCTATTGTAGTGGATCAGGGCAACGCTCAGTCGCAGCCGCGCACCCTGAACCTGCCTACCTCGCGCAAAGCGGCTCAACCTGCACCTACGGCCGGACCGGCTGCTGCGCTGGCTGCTGGGCCTATGTCGTCGTCGGCGCGGCACGTGGCGGGAGCGGCGGCGGCTCCGGCGGCCACACCATCTACCCTGCGCAACCCATTCGAGGCCATCAAGGTAGTTGACCGCAACTACGTCAACTCCCAGCTCAACACCACCTACACCTTCGAAAACTACATTGAGGGTGACTGTAACCGCTTGGCCCGCTCGGCGGGTTTGGCAGTGGCCAACAAGCCGGGTACTACCTCCTTCAACCCGCTGATGGTATACGGAGGGGTAGGGTTGGGCAAAACGCACTTGGTACAGGCTATTGGCAACCACATTAAGGCCACCACGCCCGATAAGTTTGTGCTCTACGTTTCGGCGGAGAAATTCACGAACCAGTTTATCGAGAGCGTGCGCATCAACTCGGTGCAGGATTTCGCCAACTTCTATTTGCTGGTGGATATTCTGATCTTAGACGACGTGCAGTTTATGTCGGGCAAGGACAAGACGCAGGAGATGTTCTTTCACATCTTCAACCACTTGCACCAGGCTGGCAAGCAAATCGTGATGACTTCTGACCGGCCCCCGCGCGATTTGAACGGCCTAGAAGACCGCCTACTCTCGCGCTTCAAGTGGGGCCTAACGGCCGACCTGCAAAGCCCTGACTTTGAGACGCGCATGGCCATCATCCAGAACAAGATGCAGCAGGATGGCATCGATATTCCGCCGCAGGTAGTGGAGTACCTGGCGCACTCCGTGAATACCAATGTACGCGAGCTGGAAGGCGTGCTGATTTCGCTGGTGGCCCAAAGTAGCCTCAATCGCCGCGAGATTGACCTGGAAATGGCCAAACAGGCACTTCGCCACATCATTGAGGAGGTAGAAGCCGAAGTAAACCTCGACTTCATCCAGAAAACCGTGGCCGAGTATTTCAGCCTACCCGTGGAGCTGCTGAAGGCCAAGACTCGCAAGAAAGAAGTGGTAACGGCCCGGCAGGTAGCCATGTATTTTGCCAAGGAACATACCACGCACTCGCTGAAAAGCATCGGGCACCACTTCGGGGGGCGCGACCACAGTACCGTGATTCACTCCGTGCAAACCGTATCGGACCTGATAGACAGCGACAAGAGCTTCCGCAGCTCGGTACAGGAGCTACGCAAGAAGTTTGCGGGGAAGTAG
- a CDS encoding DUF6702 family protein, which translates to MRGWLFLLLLLIGVVGQAQAHAYHASIMDVRYNSQKKQLEVAVKVFTDDLEKALSANQPRPVSVLEDPRPQLATLTTALLRRALAFGTKPGESLPWRYVGMERDHDAHWLYLAVPLSTAPPALYLRNHLLLDTFDDQMNIVNVEANGKKQSALFRGGEDVQKLML; encoded by the coding sequence ATGCGCGGATGGCTGTTTTTGTTGCTTTTGTTGATAGGCGTAGTGGGCCAGGCGCAGGCCCATGCCTACCACGCCAGCATCATGGACGTGCGCTACAACTCGCAGAAAAAACAGCTGGAAGTGGCGGTGAAGGTATTCACCGATGATTTAGAAAAGGCCCTGTCGGCGAACCAGCCTAGGCCCGTGAGCGTGTTGGAAGACCCGAGGCCGCAGCTGGCTACCCTCACTACGGCGCTGCTGCGGCGGGCATTGGCATTCGGCACCAAACCCGGCGAGTCCCTACCCTGGCGCTACGTAGGCATGGAGCGCGACCATGATGCGCACTGGCTCTATTTGGCAGTACCGCTGTCTACCGCGCCGCCGGCCCTCTACCTGCGCAACCACCTACTGCTCGACACCTTCGATGACCAGATGAACATCGTAAATGTGGAGGCCAACGGCAAGAAGCAAAGCGCTTTGTTTCGCGGTGGCGAAGACGTACAGAAGCTGATGTTGTAG